From the genome of Buteo buteo chromosome 4, bButBut1.hap1.1, whole genome shotgun sequence:
AGGCCAGGAAGGAGATCCCCAACCAACCAGGCTGTCAAACAGTGACAAAGGCACTGCTGCACTTCACCTGGAAGGTGCTGCAAAAGGGGGCTGAAACAGTGGCAGAGGAAACCAGGCCCCATTCCCCCTCTCGTGGAGGATCTTCCTTGATCCCTTTCACCTGGAAACTCACAGTTCTTTCGGTCACGGGACTTAAGTCGCACAATCTTATGTGCTTTTTGATAAGGAATCTGCTCGCACCTCAACTGCAAAAAACATCTGTGctaagggaaggagagagagagcaTTTCCAGGGCTAACTGGGGGCCCAAGTCTCTCATGAGGACATTTCTCTTAAGAGCTCCACCGCTCGTTATCAAGTCCACACAACACCTGGGtgtgttttaaaaggaagactaCAGCGAAGGCATACCAGAACTGGCCTCTGAGGAGGTGGCAGCACAaaccccagctgctgcttttgtcacTTTACACGCCGCTACAGAGTATGTCGCTCGAAAGGAAGGCGCGCGTCTCCCGCGGGGTGCCCAGCCCCGGGCACCTCGGGGCGCGGGTGGTGCGCGTAAAAGCCACCCAAATCACCCAGAGAGCCGGCTCCCAGAGGACGCGGCGGGCCGCCCGCCACGGTCAccggcgccccgccccgccgggaggaggaggcggcccggggccgccccgaGGCACGCCACACCGCCCTGCCCCGCGCCCGCGTGTGACCGGCCTGGGCCGCGCCGCTCTCACCCGCCCCGAAATGCCCCTTTTCAGCGTGCCCAAAGAAGTGGCCGTCGGGACGGCGATGCTGGGGGTCGCCTTTGCCACCGGGATGCTCGCAGGTAAACGGCGCCCGCCCCAAAACGCACACGCGGGGGTGAGGGCTGCGCCTTCCCCTTGCCCCCCACCGGGGCCGGACCGGGGACCGCGGCGACCCGGGCatgcccccgccccgccccccccgatTGCGGGCGGTCGTCGGGGGAGCATCCCCCTCGGCGCTCCCCTGAgcggggctgggccgggccgggccgggatTTCGCTGAGCCGCGGCGGTAAATACAGTGATGTATTAGAGGCCGAGCCGCTCCCTGTAATCCAGCTACTGCAGCGTGGGGTCAGGGAGCCGGCTGGGTCGGGGCCAAGGTCCCGGCAAAGGCGAGGGCACGCTCCCAGCCCGGCCCCTGCCTGCGTGCGCTTGGCCAGCCAGAAAACGCCGTGGTGGCGTCCTGGTCGCGGCTTTCTCTTCTGCTAGCGGTTTCGTTTCCATTCCCCGGGGTCAGAGGAAGTGCGAGCCCGCGAtcaggctggggaaggaggctgGCGTCGGGCGTGTAACGCAGCCCCTTGCTTACTCACTCTTTGACGTCGGGCAAGGTGCTGAAACAATCTACACCTCGGTGTGATCGTCTGTAAAATAGAGCCATTAAcagataataaaacaaaaacctcgAAATAAAAGTGTTCTTTAATAGCAAACAACTATCAGGAGACGGGGAActgaattttttgttgttacttatttaaaatactaaatgttTGCTCCGTTTGGTAAAAGAAGTATTGGGCATGAAAGCTGAGAGCAGTTCTGTATTTAAGTAGACAAGCAATAGTCCTTCAGCTTTCAGCACCTACTTTGTTCGCACACTGGTTTTGTGCTAAACAAGTCATTGAGCACCGCCATATTTCCCCTGGCTAGAGGGCAGGACGCTGTCATGTGGAGAACACAGGGCTTGAGAAGATGCATCAGCTGATGGTCCTAAAGACCAGCAGCCTCTATCCATCTGCAAAACAAGGTCCCCAGACTAAGAAAATAGCGTGCCTCATTCATGCTTCTGTCCTTACACTTGCCCTTTGAGTTTTGATGTGGTTACTGACAGCGTGTAACTGTCACCATGGTCACTGAAAAACACGGTACCCAAGCCTTTCCCTTTCAGCCTTCGCAGACTTGGGCTGGACATCTTAGAGGTTAAAAAGGAGGATGAAAAAAAGTTATAGCCCACTGAGCTGTCCAGCTacattgcattttcctttttcactagATTTTTCAGAGCAAAGAACTCTTTAACCTTTAGTAATACATAAGTGCTTGCTTTATTTAAGCAGACCATAActgaaaaagataaaagttCTTATTATtcctttggttggtttttttttttggcaggtaAAAGATACCCTTCTTTAGTTTTTGGGACACCAAAATCATCCAAGAGTATTATTGGGAAAAGTAGTCCCCTCTGGCAATACATATTGGATCACTCTTTGCGGGAACATCCAATTCTAAAGAAGCTGCGACTGGTCAGTATTTTATCCCCCAACGCAGGTTTTCTGTTGGCTGCTGTTACTGTTCCACGAGGACCTTTTGGTATTGCCCACACCTCATCCTGAACTGCTTGACTCTTTGTGATATTCCTTCCTCCATCTTATTTGCATACACagtaaaatttgttttgaacTGGTAATACCCAGACTTTTCCATGTTTAGGGCTACCTAAATGAGTATTTAATAGTATCAACATACTTCTTATCCATGGGTCCTAAGTCGACGTGTTTGGGCTGCGCTTGATTTTGACTTGAACAGATTACTTCTGTTCATTTTAGTTGGCATATAAGGAAACTCAGAGCTCAGAGATGTGATGTCCTTCTGCGCTGTGTAGCCAGAACCACGTGGTCTGACCTTTGGCAACAGACTTTAACCTAGCAGTTCATAAAGCCATCCTACATGTCTTAGAGGAATAAGGGCATGAGTACAAAggttataattaaaaaaaaaaaaagtgcatctgTTTATGtaaattcacagaaataaaaggcttCCACAGTCAAGGTTCCTCTGTGGTTCTTCATCGGTTACGGCTATTGCCAAGGTTGCCACAGCCATGGTAACTTTGGGGCATATTACCGCTTTGAATGATTAGCCACTGCTTATGACATACATCCTGCCCTCCTTAGTTACTGTTAAATTCAAACTGATTTCTGGCTCATAGATGGAGCACGAAGCCATCTAAACTGAGAAAGGTAGGAGCATCTGTTTTTCCTAGAGTTTCTCTGAGTTTTTGCCTTAGGATATTgttttggaagctttgggttttgtttgttgtgatgtgttatttttttcccctttctagCTCACCGCTGATCATCCCTGGAGTAAAATGATGGTGTCCTGTGACCAGGCTCAGCTTATGGCAAATTTGGTCAAACTCATTAAAGCCAAGAAAGTTCTTGAAATAGGTAAGAGTGTCATTTTGTCCTCTCTGGAGTAGAATGAAGCTCCTGGCTGTGCTTCTCCAAATACAGCCATGTTTACATAAGATATCTGAACATAGTACAGCACTACATACCTGTCTTGGCAAACAGGTGGGCAAACTACAGTGTGAAAAGTAGTGTCTAATTTGCACGTGCTTGCAACTTTGTCTATCTGTCCATTCAGTAATTCTGGCATCAGCATGGATGTCTCATCAACTCTGAGGCAACCTGAAAAAATAAGATCAACAGATCACTTGAGTCTCCAGTGGTTGCAAAACAAGGtgtattctttccttcctgtattAGTTTCTTGCCAGAAAGAAGTGTCTTGCTGCACAGGCCCTGCATCCAATCCACTTTCCTTGATGCACCTACATTACCAGGATGGCCCAAAGCTAGACTGATGCTGAACATTCAGGTGTGGGTTCCCACCATCTTCATTCTGGCCTGGCTGTTATGATGCCCTGGTATTTTGCTGCTGGTCCAGTCCCTTTGGCTCCGGATTTAGCTCCACTTTTAAATCAGGGTGTTCCTCAGAGGTGCAGGACCAGATGCTGCCCTGTGTGTCCAGGAGACTTGTGGGAAAAACCAACATTAAGCTTTGCTAaaagactgatttaaaaaaaaaaaaaaaaaaaaaaaagaaaagtaaaaattcctCCCAAACCACCATTATGTTAAAATGGTAGAATGGAGGAGAAAACCTTTTGTGTCCATTAACAAATTGCCATCCTTGACTCCTTTGGGATTTTTATTCCTGAAGGAAGCCCTGTAGTTCactatttatcttttttcttttcctcacaaTATGCTAAGTGTTGATGACTCTTATGATTTTCCTAGGTGTTTTCACAGGTTATAATACCTTGAATATGGCACTTGTCCTACCAGATAATGGCAGAGTTATTGCTTGTGATATAAATGAGGACTATGTCAAAATTGGAAAGCCACTGTGGAAAGAGGTAAGCAGCATCTCTTCTGTTACATGTTTGGGACAGCTGCATTTGCATGTCAAGGGATTTTGGTATCTTAGACTTACTTGCATATTCACACAGAAGCATTCCTATCATTAAAAAAGGCTGAGATGGTTTGATTTGGAAAGACAAATAAGTGCTGTCTGGAACCTAGAAATAATAGGGAAGAATATCTGAACTGCCTGAGTGCAACCTACTAACATGTTATTTCTTGACCACTTTGATCAactctttgttcttttcattcTAGGCAGGAGTAGAGCATAAAATTGACCTGCGGATTAAGCCAGCAATTCAAACACTTGGTAAGTAacctaaaatacttttttttttttaatccctccCCTAGAAAGAGGAGATGGATATAATACTGATGAAATCTAAGACCAAATATGCTTGTGGATGTGATCCCTTTGCTAACAGTGGGACAgcttcttttatatttaaaaaaaaaaaaaaaaaagagagaaaacttggCAAATTCAGAAGCTCTGTTTTCCTACATGctaacagagaggaagaaaacacttgTCCTCTGTAGTGGGCCGTACTGGTTACTCACCTGTCCTGTCCATTGCCTTGTTTAATCTATGAAATACTATTGTCAGCTGCTTCTGGGAAAGCTGATTAAAAGAGATTAATTAGACAAAGCCCAAATTCTCTATCCATTGTCCATTCTAAGCAAGTATTTCTTTGTTATAGACAGGAAGAGTTTTCTGAAAGGGCTGAGgtgcagaaaaaatacagaagccaATATAAAACTTAGGGTATAACAGTTTAATTGTGTCCAGAGGAGTTCAAATTTAGGATGTGCCAAAAGCATGCAAGGCTATTAGAAAGGCAATGACTTTTCTCattcaagaaaagagaagatgtGGGGCAGAGtgaatattaataaatattgtGAAAATGCAAGAACTTTGCCAGGAATTGAGAAGGTAGAAAAAGGTTTCCAGCAAAGGCATTTGATGGATCCACAGATCCATCCATAACCTTGTATTACTTCCAAATTCACCCATCCTTTCTAAAGAGGCAAATGCTAGCAGCCTGCTAGGAGGCGCTGTACTTGAATTCTGATGGACAGATTTGTCTAGGCAATGCTTCAGACAAAAAGATCCTCTGTTGGCAGAGGATAAGGGCGGGTGAGAACGGTGGCCAAGAACCTTAGGAAGGCAGCAGTCAGCCCCTCCACAACTGGTGGTTTGGAGTTCTTGGTCGAGAAGTCCATTTAGGAGAACTTAAAACTGAATTCCACTTGCCTTGGCCCAGAGAGGGACTACTTACAGCAATCCTTTGCTGTGATAAAGATCTCTGACAGGGTTTGTTCCTGACTTGTATCATGGTACTTGATCATCAACAAGAAATTAGCATTTAAGACTTGTTCATAAATGTAAGGAAAATCCTAATCTACTTAAGAACACAGTTCTCAGTCAGCTCAAAAAACAGCTGAAGGGGTAGAGTGTGTCCAGTTTCAAACTGCTTGACTTGTTTTTACTGCACCTttcagcagtcccagctctaTCCTGCAGGTTTAGAACTACTCCATGAACTTCGAAGTAGGCAGAACTCAGTAACTGAGTGGTTTATGGTATACATCATATCTAGATTGGTTTCTGTGGGGTAAGCTTTTCTAGTAATTAGCTGTAGATGAATAGGCTGCCTGGTCAAGGCaccaaaaacattatttaatgaGAACTTTGACACAAATGGATGACTTCCTCCTACACAGCACTAACCGAGGTATAACAACTCACTTTGTTGCTCATCTAGATGAACTGTTGGCCAGTGGAGAAGCAGAAACCTTtgactttgctttcattgatgcGGATAAAGAAAGCTGCAATGAGTACTATGAAAAATGTTTGCGCCTCATAAAGAAAGGGGGAATAATAGCTATTGATAATGTAAGTACTGCAGTTGTGGTGGTAGTAGCACAGGGAGTTACTGCTTTTGCCTCtgggaaaggacaaaaaaaagtcacagtgAGATTCTAGTAATGTGATTTCTGACCAGCAACTCAGTTGCCAATTGCAACATGTTTGTTCCATGTTATACAAAGgaggcttttaaaattcaacGTAAATTCCTAAAGTAAGCTATATGGAACACTAATATAAGCAAGGAATAAAACCCTATAGAAGTAAGAAGTAATGTGTTAAATTTATGTTAGTACATAAACAGCCTGTGATAACCAAAACTTATCAAATTTTTTGTAATTCATTACAGAGAACGCTCTGTATCATTCTGATTTGTCTTGTAGTGCGTTTTCTACTATGTACAGTACTTATACAAGATCAAAGGTAGCACTTGTAATCAGTAACTAACTGCTACTAAGTTATCAATTAATAAATTACTAGAAACAAAGAGTGATGTTAAACTTCAGGTACCTTCAGGATCATGGTGGCAGCTGAATAggggcttttaaaaatacctacgTTTAACCCCATCTCTTTGGCTTCCGATTTGCAGTAGAAGTACAATTAGCCAATTCTGTGGACTCCCAATCCCACTTGCTTATGAGAGCTCCATGTCAGAGACCACTAGAAATctgaaatacaataaataatATCAATTTCTAGAAAATATGCAGGACCTTTTCCAAAGCTTCCTTTGTGGTCCAAGGAACATATTGGAACAAATGAGGTGcatgccatttcttttttcaatagGTCCTTTGGAGTGGAAGGGTGCTAAAACCAAGAAAGGATGACTTGGCAACCCAGAGCATCCACCACCTCAATGAGAAGCTTCTCAGAGATGCACGAGTAAATATCAGCATGCTCCCAATGGGGGATGGAGTCACATTAGCATTCAAGTTGTAACTGGAGGAAGCCCAGCAGACAGGAAACAACAAGCAGCATCAAATCATCAGGAAAAATCCAGGCAGAACAGTATCAAAAATGGTTATTTAACCTATATCTCCACTGGGTAGCATAGCCTAGGAAAGTAGACTTTAGGAGCAGCAGGATCCTAAGGGCAGCTGAGTTGGGAAGAGAGACTTATTTTGAGATCTACTGtggtttcttattttaattataataaaGCAAGTAAACTTACCTGAAGTTGTCCTTGTAAGACAGGGGTTGGAAAAAATCTCCCTCTGTAGAACGACTGAGTTCCAAGTGAGTCAATACAACAAAGTCATTTTCTGTCCTAAAAGAGGCTTCTGAGTAGCAGAATAATCAGTCCTAccatcaaaaggaaaagaagtggaCTTTACAAATGTTAAAAGCCATAATAGAAAAATGGGGTTTTAATGAAATGTACATGACATCAAGGAGATTGCTAGCCTTCTCAAACTAATGATATTGAAAAGTGGCTGGTAATCCTTGCCTCAATATACACcatatggagaagaaaaaaaaaaaaaaaaaaaaagagttgtctTTAAAAGCATATCAAAAGACAAACAGGATTTCCAATACAGAGCACTACCTAAAACCTTTGTGTGTGAGGACTGGGTTTCTTTAACCCAGGTAACAGTGCAAGTTCTGACTTTTTTGAAGTCAGAATGAGGAAGGGCAAatgggcaagaaaaaaaacaaaacaattctttctccttcctctctccctcccatcTGCCCACAAAGAAGCAACTTGTTAGGTGCTTGTTTCCTAGAAAGCTGCAAGCACAGAGCATTGGTGGCAAGtctacagaaggaaaattatgATTGTTTGAGGATGCGGTACAGCTGTTAACTGGCTATTCAGATAATTACTGCAAGCAGAAATTCCCTTCCCTACGTAGCATGTAACAAAATGATGCTTTTTCCACACCCTAGTGAAGTATTTTTCCTACCGTATTTGTAACTCCTAGTTAACTTCATTTGCTGTTGTCGTCCATTACTCTTGTTTCATCTTGATGCATTCTATAAAATTTTTGATCAAGAAACAGTAGTTGAAAAAGCTCACCTTACCTGGGACCAATGAAAGAGACTTAAGGGAGCAGGAGGCACATTCTGTTCGAGCTAAAGAATAAGAATCCAACTAATGACTTCTTTCCACAGTGAATTACACATAGCAATAACTAATCTTTAGGGCTTCTTATTTCAGCCTGAAATTCTTATTACAGAGAAAACCTGACTAACCAAGAAACAGAAACTAGCATTTTACAGACAAAAGCTCCACTGACTACTGTTTTGGGGGACTGATACACTGGAGGGGTATCATATGTATATTGAGGACAAAGGTCACTTTAGATTTGTTGGCTTCCTGTAGGGATGCTGTATTACAGCTAAGAGAATCCTTCTTCCATTTGGTTAAATAATGCACTTGAATGACTCAAGGCACTGGGGGACAAAGATTTCAAGTCTCAAAATTGTTAGAACTGGCTACCTGGCTCATGTTTTTGAAACTTCAGCTGGGTGGCTTGGGTTCTGATAAGGTGCAGACATTCAGGGCACAGGTCTTACCTGTCTCAGACACTCGTGGTAGTATACTGCAGTGGGAGAGTAAAGGAAGTGTTGCCCGATGGTTTCAGAGTATGACTATGAGTGAGAACTCAATTCTATTTCTGTCACTTCACTTAAAACCCTGATTCAGCAGAGCATGTCAGGAAGTACTTAAGTATTTTGCTGAATTGAGAACTGGCTGCTGTAAAGTAAAATCCGTGCCTGGGAGAAGGCCAGGACAAGGTGTATGTAGCCCTTAAATGAGACTTTAAATAGGACATAAAGCTTGCCCGATTTCTTTTTTGGGTACAGTTTTACCCTCAGAGCTTCAAACCTCTGTGTGCCTCAATTTTCTTATCTGCGTAAAAGAAATAACACCTTACCAAAGTCTTAATGACTATAATAGCTTTCAGATGGAGTAGCTAAAGAAATATATAAGATCATCATACATTTCCATGCAAAGCTTCTGGCTGTGTTCTACATtacaattttactttttaagtaGATAACAAAAAATTATAAGGGTTACAAACACAAAACGGGCCACTTTAACCGCTGGGGCATCCTCTCAAATATTCCTGCTTTCAGAGGCTGTAGGCTAATAATCATTAGCAAGCTACAAGCTGTTAAGAATACATACCCTGGCCTAAAAGTTACCATGGTGGCCTTTCCCAAACACGCAACTGGAATATTGATCACAGACTTGGTAACTATTTTGCCACTAATTTCTGAGTTGCAAGAATCCTCTCAGTAAAGGCAAACCAAAAATGGGCGAGCACCATGAGTATTTTTGCAAGAAAGTGCCAAGTAAGTTTAGCAACATTCAAAACCAGATAAAAACAATCATAGTTCATGAATTCAAAAACTCCTGTTCCTTGAATGGTGAAAACTGGCAAAGTCCCCATCACCTATGCGAGAGGAAGGCCTATCAAGTGCCTGAGGCTGAAGCTGTGTGCAGCGGGCAAGCACTTTGCCTCTGCTTTGGGCTCTGCTCCATTTTAAATATGCAGAGCATAGTGTGAGCATTTAATCAAACCTGTCTCCATCCTGATCACGTAATTACTATTAGAAAGAATAGCAATGTGTCCCTAAACTGTAGATTGATGAGCCATCTGTAGGCTGAaacaaagagcagaaggaagctTAATTGAATCAAATATTTAGAATACATTACACTCTATCTTGTAGTTACTCAGAAGCTGGCCTTCTCTTCAGACTTCTGTCCTGCGCATCTGGAATTCATCACTGCTAACTACATTTAATCCTTCAACCTTACTATAAAGTGACTGCTGATAATATATAATTATGGTTTAATTCAAGTGGTGAATCAGCTTTGGGGAATTTGTGGGGACAATGGGAATTTAGGCTTTCATTAGGTGGTGAGAGTGGACCACACGACAATGCAGCACAAGTCTTTGTCTCTCTCTGATGGTGAGATCATGTATGGAAGCTTATGGGTCTGCTCACCCCTCCCAGGTAACACTACACCTACCTGAGCTAGTGCTCACACTGTAGAGGCTCAGGATTTTCCACCCCTAAAGAGGAGCTGACCTGGGGGCACAGCTGTTGCCCAAACCCTACCACACAGCTGTTCATGCACCCTAGAGAGGCCAACAATGTGACAAATGTATGGTTGGGACTTGCTTGGAAGCAAATGGGGCTGAAGGatagtgcatttaaaaaaaaaaaaaaaatccccctagTGCAGTAACTCCCAGAAACCACCATGGGAATGAAAGCTGCTGGTCAGGTATCTCAGTCCCTGCTCCAGAGACGTCACATTTGAAACATTGTGGTGAGATATTTGGATGGGTGACAGGGAAAGGAACAGAAGGCAGTTTCAGAGCAGACTTTGCATCTCTACTAGCTAATTAAATGAGCAGACAACACTCTCTCAGCAGTGCTGCCACACTCCCCCCTTTGTGCTGGCCCTCCAATATACCCAGAGGAAAGACAGCAAGAGCCTCAAGTTACCTACAGTGTCGAAAATACTCAGGACTCAGATTGGATGCTCAGAAATCTAGAGAGAGGGCTGCCCCCCAAAAGAAACAACTCCCTGTCCAAGGGTAAACATGGGTGTTCCTGAATACTCAAGGGGGTTCCTGAGTGCTCAAGGCTCACTCTGCATTTTCAATGCTGTAGCTTTTGATCCTGCTGGGACATGGCGGGGATGAAGCAAGGAGCATCATCAGTCTCTCACATTGCTACAGGCCTAAAGGGAAACTGGGCTGCTGGGTATAACGTAACTTAAAGGCATTTGTTTGAACCTCTGACACAGTCATCCCTCCTTTTAACAAACTCATTAGgtgtttttcatctgtttgtttGAATTTAGCCATGTTACACACAGACAGTGCTTTGTTGCTGATGGAAGACAATTAGCAAGCTTTTTGTGATAAAGCCCTTAGGATGCAGGGAAAGGAACATGAATATAAACCTCATCCAAATCCCCTCCTTTGAAGCATGAGCAGCTCCCCACATCCCCCAGAAACCTTGCAGCTCAGACCCAAGGCACACGCCATGTCTCACGCACTGCAATGTTGATGATATTTGGGTGGCAACAGCAGCAAGTGCTGTAACTTGCAGCTGGCTCCTTTTTGATGACATAGTAGCACAGTTAGCTGCATCCCTGCTTGTGTTCTCTTTATCACTTGAAGAAATCTATCCTAAACGGCCACAACAGGGGTAAATAAGCTAAGAGGTCAGTGCTGTTTTAGAAGACTGTTCTCCCTACTAGTTGAGATGAAtacagtttggttttttctaaCCCATTCTACTGAAACTGCACAGGCCTCCTCCATCCCTGGCACCACCCTTGCACTACCACGAAGAACATGAGCATGCTGAACAGCTCCCTCCATTCTTCCAAACAACAGGTACGCCAACACATTCAGATAACCTATGAGCTCCCCATGCGCAAGAGATCTGGATACACCTCTGGGGGGTTTGCagcacatttcattttattgctcatttcattttcccaggaGTGGCAGCACTGTCACATCCTTCCCAGAATGAAAATGTGGAAagccataaataaaacaagaaggGTCTTCTGGGGAAGGATTTCTGATGAGATCCCAAACAAGAAGTCCTGAGCAGGGAACCACAAAGCCAATTCTTCCCTCTTTGCACACCTAAGAGCTTCAAATGAGCATTTCCTGCCACAGAGAGCACTGAAGTTTCTTCAGAGAAACTTAAAGGTAataaggtggggttttttgtttcctcaCCCATCAGTTGCTCTGCTCTCTGGTCTGCCAGGCTTggggctgggctctgctgctgctgcatgttgTGCCCAGTGATTTGCACTGGGATGAAAGGCTCTGCATGAGTATAAAGCATTACCTCTCCATAGTTCTAATCACACACAAATTGATCTCATGCATTTGCAGCTACTCATGGTTTCTAAGACACCtgttttataataataattttaaaagcaatgttttgagaaaggaaatgaaCAAACATAAAACCtctaaaagaaggaaattaatgtGGGATTTCAGACAAgttatttatctttctttttggcTCACTGCAATACTGTAGGGATAAGCACATAACTAGCTGCTTTAATATTTACTCCTATTATAGGAAAAGTAAACATTGCTGATAAGTCACTGCTTTCCAGGATTAGATTTCATATTTTAGAGACTGCTTTAAATTAATGCAGAAGCAAAcattatcttttcttcttattcATATATTTCCCTAATGAGTTC
Proteins encoded in this window:
- the COMTD1 gene encoding catechol O-methyltransferase domain-containing protein 1 yields the protein MPLFSVPKEVAVGTAMLGVAFATGMLAGKRYPSLVFGTPKSSKSIIGKSSPLWQYILDHSLREHPILKKLRLLTADHPWSKMMVSCDQAQLMANLVKLIKAKKVLEIGVFTGYNTLNMALVLPDNGRVIACDINEDYVKIGKPLWKEAGVEHKIDLRIKPAIQTLDELLASGEAETFDFAFIDADKESCNEYYEKCLRLIKKGGIIAIDNVLWSGRVLKPRKDDLATQSIHHLNEKLLRDARVNISMLPMGDGVTLAFKL